From the genome of Sphingobacterium sp. UGAL515B_05:
CAAATGTCACAGGTCACTTCGCATTTTTTTCAGAACAGTTGATTTTAATGAATTACAAGATGGCTTTGATTTATTTGTTATACATTGCTTTCTTTTTAATGGGAGCATCCGTTTCAGGTTTTATCGTCGAATTTGCCTCAAAAAATAAATCACATAACGCCTATATCATTCCAATTTGTATCGAGTCTATTATCTTAATTAATGTAGGACTGCTCCCAGCTTTCGTTAAAGCAGGGCCAACGTTGCCAACAATAATTTCATTTGCCCTTCTTTTTGCTATGGGACTTCAAAATGCCCTGGTAACGAAGGTGTCACAATCAGTTGTCAGAACGACGCATTTGACCGGATTGTTTACTGATCTTGGTATTGAAATCTCGCAGTTACTTTTTTATAGAGAAATTGCTGAGAAAGTGAAATTACACAAAAGTATTTTTCTTAAGTTGATGATTATTGGAGGCTTTTTTATCGGGGGAATTATAGGTGGTTTTATGTTTCAATATTTTAAATTGAAAACATTATTGTTACCCGCTACTATGCTTTTGTTTGCCTTATGGTATGACCATATTCTACTTAAGTTTTATCATTTGAAGCGAAGCTTAAGGGCGGATGAATAATAGTTTTGAGTCAGGATCTAACCTAATAACAACATCGGAAGCACTTGTACCTAAATCTGATGGGGATTTCCTTCACCTAATTATGCTTTTCCTTATTTCTCTGTAGCCGGAAGATTAGTACTGAAAGATATAATTATGTTGGCAGCAGCATTGATTATTGCAGCATATAGTGTTGACCGCCTGATGGAAAAGTAGATTTAGGATCAACGCGAATAGATGCTTTTTTATGAAATAGTTGCGGTTTGCCCAGACTAGCTAATAGTGAATCAAGCTTATTTGCCAACTTTTGGAAGGTATCTTTGTTCACAGTTGTATTTTGGCAGCATCTTTGTGTCTCGTCGTTAAACTATATTGAGTTATACCACGAACGATATGAAAATAACACGAACGACCCTTCCATTTCTTCTGTTTAGTTTCATCCTTTTAGTTGGATGCAACAATAATCAACAGATCAGGATGATTGATAAAGATGGGAACACACATTTGTTGACGAGAGAAGGTGATCGAAAAGGGGAATTGGGACTACAGCGCATCATCGCTCGTGGCAATGATACAGTAATAACAATTGATGGTGCAGGCCATAAAATGATATGGACAGCTTCAGATGTGACCAATATTGATACAACAAAGATTCAATATTATCTCAAAAAGAGAAATGGAAGCAGTGTTCATATTTATACACCCGTAGATGTAAATCAAAATTTTATAGATGTAGAGGATAGTCAAAATGTTTTGTCAGATCCTTATGATGGTACAGATAAGAAAAAATCCCTACTGTAGATTGCCGCATGAAAAAGCATAATTTGGGCTAAAGAGAAAATCCTAGCAAGTTTACTTGCTAGGATTTTTTTTGGGTACTTTGGCACCTTCTTTTTTGGCTTCGGAGAGGCCAATGGCAATCGCCTGTTTTCGTGATGTTACCTTTTTTCCGCTACCAGATTTTAATTTTCCCGCTTTCATTTCGTGCATCGTCTTT
Proteins encoded in this window:
- a CDS encoding YoaK family protein produces the protein MFRHQGRGRNYIHNLKLASILSCVAGLVNITGVLAVNTLTTNVTGHFAFFSEQLILMNYKMALIYLLYIAFFLMGASVSGFIVEFASKNKSHNAYIIPICIESIILINVGLLPAFVKAGPTLPTIISFALLFAMGLQNALVTKVSQSVVRTTHLTGLFTDLGIEISQLLFYREIAEKVKLHKSIFLKLMIIGGFFIGGIIGGFMFQYFKLKTLLLPATMLLFALWYDHILLKFYHLKRSLRADE
- a CDS encoding DUF6496 domain-containing protein, giving the protein MAKYSEKASEKVEKTMHEMKAGKLKSGSGKKVTSRKQAIAIGLSEAKKEGAKVPKKNPSK